A single region of the Mechercharimyces sp. CAU 1602 genome encodes:
- a CDS encoding DUF4129 domain-containing protein, translating into MKSSTVFFLSLCSHALISVIAFTFIMSGSSDGTRVVPWITLFMLVLTWIIYVSIERKISFRTILLLYWISILLAWVGWGVVVNWISPFQTLLLTVIAALFWRRVWETHSDRRYLRQYLISKLTQDVILLLLLSLTATLYMQDPQLPTVVVPLIFAFFLVRIVTMMYAVRLTEQTTSTSKRGALLLIILLVFVILFLLLLDATGSTVLSLLGSGVIYALSPLLFIVGKFSEWVINVISVGADWGNYNQQPPSENEETPLSPVATADYNPIWYYSIMVILTLLVGYFLYKRVQWIRFRSFQMKDIEEERSFLTRSYRKEKKEGDRYPYSKTIGGIRKQYSAYLKQMRDKGIPRKSTETPLEYMKRVQQEAPTQNDQIDKITQSYLVARYRDDE; encoded by the coding sequence ATGAAAAGCTCAACAGTATTTTTCCTTTCTCTCTGTAGCCATGCGCTCATCAGTGTGATTGCTTTTACTTTTATTATGTCTGGATCGTCAGACGGAACAAGAGTAGTTCCTTGGATAACTCTTTTTATGCTTGTTCTTACTTGGATTATTTACGTAAGCATTGAGCGAAAAATATCTTTTCGGACTATCCTCCTTTTGTACTGGATAAGTATTTTGCTCGCCTGGGTAGGATGGGGCGTAGTTGTCAACTGGATCTCCCCTTTTCAAACACTTTTATTAACCGTAATTGCAGCACTGTTCTGGAGGAGAGTATGGGAAACGCATTCAGATCGACGCTATCTTCGACAATATTTAATATCAAAGTTGACTCAAGACGTTATTCTATTGTTGTTATTAAGCTTGACTGCAACGTTATACATGCAAGATCCACAATTACCAACAGTAGTCGTTCCACTTATCTTCGCATTTTTTCTTGTACGTATCGTTACAATGATGTATGCGGTCCGTCTAACAGAACAAACCACTTCTACGAGCAAACGGGGGGCCCTCCTCCTTATAATCTTGCTGGTGTTTGTGATTCTATTCTTACTACTGTTAGATGCAACCGGTAGTACAGTGCTCTCGCTGCTGGGAAGCGGTGTAATCTATGCTCTCTCACCCTTGTTATTTATTGTGGGCAAATTCTCAGAGTGGGTGATTAACGTAATTTCTGTGGGAGCCGATTGGGGGAATTATAATCAACAACCTCCTTCGGAAAATGAAGAGACTCCCCTCTCTCCTGTTGCGACAGCAGACTATAACCCCATCTGGTATTACTCTATAATGGTGATACTCACCCTTTTGGTTGGGTACTTTCTTTATAAGAGGGTGCAGTGGATTCGGTTCCGATCCTTTCAAATGAAGGACATAGAAGAAGAGCGCTCTTTTTTAACCCGTTCTTATCGTAAAGAGAAAAAAGAAGGTGATCGGTATCCCTACAGTAAAACTATTGGGGGAATCCGTAAGCAATACTCAGCCTACCTTAAACAGATGAGAGATAAAGGGATTCCACGAAAATCTACAGAAACTCCGCTTGAATATATGAAGAGAGTGCAACAAGAAGCGCCAACGCAAAATGATCAGATAGATAAGATCACACAATCATATCTTGTCGCTCGTTATCGAGACGATGAGTAA
- a CDS encoding MoxR family ATPase encodes MSIISHVTEKLRTSVSRTIVGQEKSVERLLVALYAGGHVLLEDMPGTGKTELAKSLAVSIGSTFARIQCTPDLLPSDITGSTIYNQHKQQFQFQKGPLFHQVILVDEINRAIPRSQSALLEAMAEGQITVDGHTYPLRPPFFVIATQNPIESQGTFPLPEAQLDRFFMKFSLGYPSLEEERSIFHLSHEREKLKTAPVVTSEEILQVQAAIKEVTFSSDVELYMLHLVRHTRKMEGVSLGVSPRGLIALGRAAQAQAAIRGRNYVLPDDLKEVAKPVLAHRLVLDPAVRMQKVTPQEIIERVINEVTAPVENEQGAPAS; translated from the coding sequence GTGAGTATTATTTCTCATGTAACTGAAAAGCTGCGAACATCAGTATCTCGTACGATTGTAGGGCAAGAAAAGTCGGTGGAGCGATTACTGGTAGCTCTATATGCAGGTGGACATGTCCTGTTAGAAGATATGCCGGGAACCGGAAAAACCGAACTGGCGAAAAGTTTAGCCGTTAGTATTGGCTCCACTTTTGCCCGTATTCAATGTACTCCTGATTTACTCCCATCGGACATAACAGGAAGCACCATTTATAATCAGCATAAGCAACAATTTCAATTTCAAAAAGGGCCCCTCTTTCATCAGGTGATCTTAGTCGATGAGATCAATCGTGCGATTCCGCGTTCGCAGTCAGCTTTATTAGAAGCGATGGCCGAAGGCCAGATTACTGTAGATGGACATACATATCCCCTCCGTCCCCCATTTTTTGTGATTGCGACTCAAAATCCGATCGAGTCTCAGGGGACGTTTCCTTTACCGGAAGCGCAATTGGATCGCTTTTTTATGAAATTTTCTCTAGGATATCCTTCCTTAGAGGAAGAACGTTCAATTTTCCATTTATCTCATGAGCGAGAAAAATTAAAGACAGCACCTGTCGTGACGTCAGAAGAAATTTTACAAGTCCAAGCTGCTATTAAAGAGGTAACCTTTAGTAGTGATGTTGAATTGTATATGCTCCATCTTGTGCGACATACACGGAAGATGGAAGGTGTTTCCCTAGGGGTTTCACCGCGTGGGTTAATTGCATTAGGACGTGCAGCCCAAGCTCAAGCCGCTATTCGTGGGCGTAACTACGTTCTCCCCGACGATTTAAAGGAGGTAGCTAAACCCGTCTTAGCCCATCGTCTGGTACTTGACCCTGCTGTGCGTATGCAAAAAGTTACCCCTCAAGAGATCATCGAACGTGTGATCAATGAGGTAACTGCACCAGTTGAAAATGAACAAGGTGCACCTGCTTCATGA
- a CDS encoding YncE family protein, producing MKNLCKTIVLATVTASMLTSCADNEISLDNGDIGVVYTNSLEEDSEFVVFNQGGEVTSSATIDAIGIFEIREDRDGNILLPARFNTGFTKINPSGSISEMESLDFPYYTKIKGDTRLTTFNSDLEYGKVEIKEEGKEGVEVKLDGILPSATFDDSYAYINADFPDVADRHMQYVLDRKSKKIIKKLVIEHGNASDVSMINGKVVSVSNKEDPYLSVLEPGTWNVSNVKLPHPYSERIIPDGDHFYVLYSMSPYITMMDSNTFKEIKTFKADVPLLQARVDDKYIYCLSQREDQYAGLIHIYDKKTGEKKKEFLLPRKRETLVQDLTLLK from the coding sequence ATGAAAAACCTATGTAAAACGATTGTTCTTGCTACAGTTACCGCTAGTATGTTGACTTCTTGTGCTGATAATGAAATAAGTCTTGATAATGGGGACATCGGAGTCGTATATACAAACTCTTTAGAAGAAGATAGTGAATTTGTTGTTTTTAACCAAGGAGGAGAGGTTACCTCGAGTGCTACAATTGATGCTATTGGGATATTTGAAATTAGGGAAGATCGAGATGGAAACATTTTACTCCCTGCTAGGTTTAACACTGGGTTCACTAAAATTAATCCGTCTGGGAGCATATCCGAGATGGAATCTCTCGACTTCCCATATTACACCAAAATAAAAGGTGACACTCGATTAACCACATTTAATTCTGATTTAGAGTATGGAAAAGTAGAGATCAAAGAGGAAGGAAAGGAAGGTGTGGAAGTAAAATTAGACGGGATATTACCTTCAGCGACTTTTGATGATTCCTATGCATACATAAATGCTGATTTCCCTGACGTGGCAGATAGGCATATGCAATATGTCTTGGACAGGAAAAGTAAAAAAATAATAAAGAAACTAGTGATAGAACACGGAAATGCTTCTGATGTTTCCATGATCAATGGAAAAGTGGTTAGTGTCTCTAATAAAGAAGACCCATACTTAAGTGTATTGGAACCAGGTACATGGAACGTAAGCAATGTAAAACTCCCCCATCCATACTCTGAACGGATTATACCAGACGGAGATCATTTTTATGTTCTCTATAGCATGAGTCCTTACATTACAATGATGGACAGTAATACTTTCAAAGAAATTAAAACGTTCAAAGCAGATGTCCCACTTTTACAAGCGAGAGTAGATGACAAGTATATTTATTGTTTATCTCAAAGAGAAGACCAGTACGCAGGATTGATCCACATATATGATAAGAAAACTGGGGAAAAGAAAAAAGAATTTCTCTTGCCCAGAAAACGTGAGACTCTGGTTCAAGATCTTACACTATTGAAATAG
- a CDS encoding DUF962 domain-containing protein, with protein MDLSSLLEKYREDHQHPINKLTHAIGIPMIVISLPWFFFQWKVALILFVLGWVLQFIGHAFEGKKPSFFSNPLFLFAGVLWWIKKWKREEQTPTHKSKSQ; from the coding sequence ATGGATTTATCATCTTTATTAGAGAAGTATCGTGAAGATCATCAACATCCGATCAATAAATTAACTCATGCGATTGGAATTCCGATGATTGTCATTTCGTTGCCATGGTTTTTCTTTCAATGGAAAGTAGCTCTAATCTTATTTGTGCTAGGATGGGTATTGCAATTTATCGGCCATGCCTTTGAAGGAAAAAAGCCATCTTTTTTCTCCAACCCACTATTTTTATTTGCGGGTGTGCTGTGGTGGATAAAAAAATGGAAGCGAGAGGAACAAACCCCCACTCACAAATCCAAGTCACAATAA
- a CDS encoding pyridoxal phosphate-dependent aminotransferase gives MQLSKRVQQVAPSVTLTITAMARALKDGGKDVVGLGAGEPDFNTPQHIIEAAIQAMNAGHTKYTPASGIASLKEAIIRKFHRDNRLQYTANQVMVTVGAKHALYNLFQALLDPGDEVIIPTPYWVSYVEQVKLAGGVPVLLEGKEEDGFKISTSDLAAAVTERTKAFLINSPSNPTGAVYTKEELTDLGRVCIDQNVTIISDEIYEHLIYSGQPHISMASLGEEYYNQTVIINGVSKTYSMTGWRIGYVAGNADLIQAMSNISSHSTSNPASIAQYAAIAALEGPQEPVATMRTAFAQRRDFLVAALQQLPGISASTPAGAFYVYANIAESMKAKSIKTSAEWAQKLLEEELVAVVPGSAFGTDEHVRLSYATSMEQLEKAVERIKRFVDIQ, from the coding sequence ATGCAATTATCCAAACGCGTACAACAAGTAGCACCGTCCGTCACATTAACAATTACTGCGATGGCACGAGCGTTAAAAGACGGAGGTAAAGATGTAGTAGGCTTAGGTGCAGGGGAACCCGATTTTAATACACCACAACACATTATCGAAGCCGCCATCCAAGCGATGAATGCAGGTCACACCAAGTACACTCCAGCAAGCGGAATTGCTTCGCTCAAAGAGGCGATTATTCGAAAATTTCATCGTGATAATCGCTTGCAGTACACAGCCAATCAGGTGATGGTTACTGTGGGGGCAAAGCATGCTCTCTACAACTTATTCCAAGCTTTGCTCGATCCCGGTGATGAGGTCATTATTCCCACGCCTTACTGGGTTAGCTACGTAGAGCAGGTGAAGTTAGCAGGTGGCGTCCCGGTATTGTTAGAAGGAAAAGAAGAAGATGGATTTAAAATTTCCACCTCTGATTTAGCAGCGGCTGTGACAGAAAGGACGAAAGCATTTCTTATCAATAGTCCTTCTAATCCAACGGGCGCCGTTTATACTAAAGAAGAACTAACGGATTTGGGACGGGTGTGCATCGATCAAAATGTGACGATCATTTCGGATGAGATTTATGAACACTTGATATATAGTGGGCAGCCGCATATAAGCATGGCCAGTTTAGGTGAGGAGTACTATAACCAAACCGTCATTATCAATGGTGTTTCAAAGACGTATTCCATGACGGGCTGGCGGATTGGTTATGTAGCAGGAAATGCTGATCTGATTCAAGCGATGAGTAATATTTCTAGCCATAGCACCTCGAACCCAGCTTCAATCGCCCAATATGCAGCCATTGCTGCATTGGAAGGACCACAAGAACCAGTTGCTACCATGCGAACTGCTTTTGCACAGCGACGAGATTTTCTTGTGGCTGCATTGCAACAATTACCTGGAATTAGCGCTTCTACACCTGCAGGGGCATTCTACGTATATGCCAATATTGCTGAATCGATGAAAGCTAAAAGCATAAAAACCTCTGCCGAGTGGGCGCAAAAACTGTTAGAAGAAGAGTTGGTCGCTGTTGTACCCGGCTCTGCTTTTGGTACTGATGAGCACGTTCGCCTCTCGTATGCAACTTCGATGGAACAGCTAGAAAAAGCAGTAGAACGGATCAAACGCTTTGTAGATATACAATAA
- a CDS encoding DUF58 domain-containing protein: MIAVILSILLLFGGAALYSTAWLKWVPMKVNSWVEVEEAEKIEGESTVVWVVVENHSILPIPWINVSLVLPRGMSEDKKERTVFFSTHLLPRQKVRRKIAFTCYQRGVHRLTSLTVDLSDGLGWKSERLHIDTIPKITVKPRLLHTHIPLPLSDWMGEVSVKRWYNEDPARLYGIRPYQQSDAYTSIHWAASARTGEWMVKQWETTSDASITFVINGQTQTKSIAGVRLEIVDEACRLVATLCQQAQHKGLRYGILTNLMWQGRSVLHTPIGSGEQHYSQIHHLLGGVLPLPLTKGSELLYKLVSENNVAQTIFFVTSYWEEEIASHLHFLREQGHVVYVLYLYQENKPSRLPHWDGPLHFYPVESEGRKTS, encoded by the coding sequence ATGATCGCAGTCATCCTTTCAATCCTTCTTTTATTTGGCGGTGCAGCTCTCTACTCCACTGCTTGGCTCAAGTGGGTACCTATGAAAGTGAACAGTTGGGTAGAAGTAGAGGAGGCAGAAAAGATAGAAGGAGAATCTACTGTTGTATGGGTAGTAGTAGAAAATCATTCTATATTACCAATTCCATGGATAAATGTAAGTCTCGTGCTTCCTCGTGGCATGTCGGAAGATAAAAAAGAGAGAACGGTGTTCTTTTCTACCCACCTACTGCCTCGCCAAAAGGTGAGGCGCAAGATTGCTTTTACTTGTTATCAGCGCGGAGTACATCGCTTAACCTCTCTAACTGTTGATTTAAGTGATGGGTTAGGTTGGAAAAGTGAACGGTTACACATTGATACAATCCCTAAGATCACAGTTAAACCTAGATTACTTCACACACACATCCCCTTACCCCTCTCTGATTGGATGGGAGAAGTAAGTGTGAAGCGCTGGTACAATGAGGATCCAGCTCGCTTATATGGGATCCGTCCCTATCAACAGAGCGATGCCTATACCTCCATCCATTGGGCAGCATCGGCTCGTACCGGGGAATGGATGGTAAAACAATGGGAAACAACCAGTGATGCTTCTATTACTTTCGTTATAAACGGTCAAACACAAACCAAGAGTATAGCAGGAGTTCGCCTCGAAATAGTGGATGAGGCATGTCGGCTTGTCGCTACTCTGTGTCAACAGGCGCAACATAAAGGTCTTCGTTACGGCATCCTCACCAATTTAATGTGGCAAGGAAGGTCGGTGCTCCACACACCGATTGGCAGTGGTGAGCAGCATTACTCTCAGATTCACCATCTCCTAGGGGGAGTGCTACCCTTGCCGCTTACAAAAGGATCTGAGTTGTTATACAAGTTGGTCAGTGAGAATAATGTCGCACAGACGATTTTCTTTGTCACATCGTATTGGGAGGAAGAAATCGCTTCTCATTTGCATTTCCTGCGCGAACAGGGTCATGTTGTCTACGTACTTTATCTTTATCAAGAGAATAAACCAAGTAGACTACCTCATTGGGATGGACCTCTTCATTTTTATCCAGTTGAAAGTGAAGGGAGAAAAACATCATGA
- a CDS encoding DUF5391 domain-containing protein, translated as MDSTIRKNMVYVTLISAVFFTSLLILITLSPLNQTGPNVNQFNSTGMWLAVGMVLFCYLFPLLVYIRGVQSMKMVMAILCGVGLLIALSVLPIIGWLLYREPHPTTLTLLVLGLLLCITNIIWFFSAFMRSSRPPTMS; from the coding sequence GTGGATTCAACGATTAGAAAAAATATGGTTTATGTTACTTTGATTTCAGCAGTATTCTTTACCTCATTGTTAATCCTGATTACTTTATCCCCGCTTAATCAAACAGGGCCTAACGTAAATCAATTTAACTCTACCGGTATGTGGCTAGCGGTAGGCATGGTGTTATTTTGTTATTTGTTCCCCCTCCTTGTCTATATTAGAGGAGTGCAGTCAATGAAAATGGTAATGGCAATTTTATGTGGGGTCGGTTTACTTATTGCATTATCCGTACTCCCTATTATCGGATGGTTATTGTATCGAGAGCCTCATCCCACCACCCTTACACTGCTAGTGCTCGGGTTGTTGCTATGTATTACAAACATAATCTGGTTTTTTAGTGCATTTATGCGCTCATCACGTCCACCGACAATGAGCTAA
- a CDS encoding YiiX/YebB-like N1pC/P60 family cysteine hydrolase, translating into MKAIKKVVLLPLSLALTMSIAFAPDSFASSSTGAEELSIEDLTPAELADLEEGIRDTQEELKNGKKTVDPQDFQEYVKDKGLSSEEAENQLHSNRVGTKGDIVVTLSGTSGGSAWAGGHAGVVQSNNYYVTESFGIGSKKGVQRRTNNWKARYSHVRGLWVRGADGADYSYAAAYSKAKIGKPYNYNFYNKTTTSRFYCSQLAWRSWKNRGFELDNGGAVWPVNLINDGDTKTFYSKG; encoded by the coding sequence ATGAAAGCAATCAAGAAAGTTGTTCTGCTTCCTCTCTCCCTTGCATTGACGATGTCTATCGCCTTTGCCCCCGACAGTTTCGCTTCAAGTTCCACTGGTGCGGAAGAACTCTCGATCGAAGACTTGACCCCTGCCGAACTCGCCGATTTAGAAGAAGGAATAAGAGATACGCAGGAAGAATTAAAAAATGGTAAGAAGACAGTAGATCCTCAGGACTTTCAAGAATACGTGAAAGATAAAGGATTGTCTTCAGAAGAGGCTGAAAATCAACTTCATTCAAACAGGGTTGGGACCAAAGGTGATATTGTGGTAACACTAAGCGGAACTAGCGGGGGCTCAGCTTGGGCCGGAGGACATGCAGGCGTTGTACAAAGTAACAATTACTATGTTACAGAATCTTTCGGTATCGGGAGTAAAAAGGGAGTTCAAAGAAGGACTAATAATTGGAAAGCAAGATATTCACACGTAAGAGGATTATGGGTTCGTGGAGCAGACGGCGCTGACTATAGTTACGCAGCCGCCTACTCAAAAGCAAAAATAGGAAAGCCGTACAATTATAACTTTTACAACAAAACGACAACCTCACGCTTCTATTGTTCACAATTAGCATGGAGATCATGGAAAAACAGAGGTTTTGAACTGGATAACGGTGGCGCAGTATGGCCTGTAAATTTGATCAATGATGGGGATACGAAAACATTCTATTCAAAAGGGTAA
- a CDS encoding AAA family ATPase — translation MMGWIVGAVAATFLFLGYLGVPLLPLVVLTLIIAAVTFFSSTSGGRLGVGKKETIQTNESVPNLTFDEIGGQKRAKNELIEALDFLIHRDHIDAYGIRPLKGILLSGPPGTGKTLMAKAAAHYTDSVFVSTAGSAFIEMYVGVGAKRIRKLFTEAREMARKKKKKNAIIFIDEIDVIGGRRDGSQHREYDQTLNQLLTEMDGLSSEQDVRLLVVAATNRKDMLDSALLRPGRFDRHITVDLPDKKARTHILHLHLHTKPLSADVKIEKIAEETFGFSGAQLESVANEAAIYALRDEEREITQHHLSLAIDKVMMGEKTDREATQEERERVAIHEMGHAIVAEFVQPESVAQVALSPRGEALGYVRHHPGSDRYLYTREQIEGQIMILLAGAAAEQVVFGNRSTGARNDYERANQSAQLLIESGLSELGIINPDWIEKSSLQAEASRILSSLEERTIHQIEQHRHVLERGLYLLLKDEVLQGDHFRQLLAQADEWVR, via the coding sequence ATGATGGGCTGGATAGTAGGTGCTGTTGCTGCTACTTTTCTATTCCTCGGATATCTGGGGGTTCCTTTATTGCCCTTGGTTGTGCTTACTCTTATTATTGCAGCTGTTACCTTTTTTTCCTCCACTAGCGGTGGCCGATTAGGGGTAGGCAAAAAAGAGACCATTCAAACGAATGAGTCTGTCCCCAATCTAACTTTTGATGAGATTGGGGGACAAAAACGGGCGAAAAACGAATTGATCGAAGCCCTTGACTTTTTAATTCATCGTGACCATATCGATGCGTATGGGATTCGTCCCCTCAAAGGTATCTTGCTGTCTGGACCTCCGGGAACAGGAAAAACGTTGATGGCAAAGGCAGCGGCTCATTATACCGATTCTGTTTTTGTTTCTACTGCAGGTAGCGCTTTTATCGAGATGTATGTAGGTGTAGGAGCAAAACGAATACGCAAATTATTTACTGAAGCAAGAGAGATGGCACGGAAGAAGAAAAAGAAGAATGCGATCATATTTATCGACGAAATCGATGTCATCGGTGGTCGCCGTGATGGTTCGCAGCATCGTGAATATGATCAGACATTAAATCAGCTATTGACAGAGATGGATGGGTTATCTTCTGAACAAGATGTGCGGCTGTTGGTTGTAGCAGCAACCAACCGTAAGGATATGTTAGACAGTGCTTTATTGCGTCCAGGAAGATTTGATCGCCACATCACAGTAGATCTACCTGACAAAAAAGCGCGTACGCATATCCTACACCTTCATCTGCACACAAAACCTTTGTCCGCTGATGTAAAAATAGAGAAGATAGCAGAAGAAACCTTTGGTTTTTCAGGTGCACAGTTGGAAAGTGTTGCTAATGAAGCTGCGATATACGCCCTCCGTGACGAAGAACGAGAGATTACACAGCATCATCTCTCTCTTGCCATTGATAAAGTCATGATGGGGGAAAAGACAGATCGAGAAGCGACACAAGAAGAGCGGGAACGTGTCGCAATTCATGAGATGGGACATGCCATTGTGGCAGAGTTTGTGCAACCAGAATCTGTAGCACAAGTAGCTCTATCTCCACGCGGAGAGGCGCTCGGATATGTTCGCCATCACCCCGGAAGTGATCGTTATTTATATACGCGCGAACAAATTGAAGGGCAAATTATGATTTTACTAGCCGGGGCTGCGGCTGAACAAGTGGTGTTTGGAAATCGTAGCACAGGGGCGCGAAATGATTATGAACGTGCTAATCAGTCGGCCCAATTGTTGATTGAGAGCGGATTATCCGAGTTAGGGATTATTAATCCAGACTGGATAGAAAAAAGTAGTTTGCAAGCGGAAGCAAGTCGAATATTGAGCTCATTAGAAGAGCGGACGATACACCAGATCGAACAACACCGTCATGTGTTGGAGAGAGGGTTGTACCTCCTCTTAAAAGATGAAGTATTACAAGGGGATCATTTCCGCCAATTGTTAGCGCAAGCCGACGAGTGGGTTCGTTAA
- a CDS encoding GNAT family N-acetyltransferase: protein MNPTIRIEEVNKDNWYECCQLSVSTAQAEYMESNAISIAQSKFEESLKPYAIYYEEAVVGFLMFNSVLEELDGYWIYRIMIDENYQGKGIGKQATQLMLDEIRNLRQANKVVVGYHPENTEAHRLYASLGFVDQGDRFGKEMAVVLHI, encoded by the coding sequence TTGAACCCAACGATCAGGATAGAGGAAGTAAACAAAGATAACTGGTATGAGTGTTGTCAGTTAAGCGTATCCACTGCACAAGCAGAGTATATGGAGTCTAACGCAATTTCCATCGCTCAATCCAAATTTGAAGAATCACTCAAACCATACGCTATTTATTACGAAGAGGCTGTCGTCGGCTTTTTGATGTTTAACTCTGTTTTAGAAGAGTTAGATGGCTATTGGATTTACCGCATCATGATCGATGAAAACTACCAAGGCAAAGGCATTGGAAAACAAGCTACACAGCTCATGCTGGATGAAATAAGAAATCTGCGGCAAGCTAATAAAGTAGTTGTTGGCTACCATCCAGAGAACACGGAAGCACATCGCTTATACGCTAGCTTAGGATTTGTCGATCAAGGAGATCGGTTTGGAAAGGAAATGGCTGTCGTGTTACATATATAG
- the lexA gene encoding transcriptional repressor LexA has protein sequence MSKLSTRQQAILDFIKSEVREKGYPPSVREIGEAVGLASSSTVHGHLARLEEKGYIRRDPTKPRAIEVLDPYRSADESMVEQDSSVLIPLVGKVTAGEPITAVENVDEYLPLPLQLVGNKDSVFLLTVQGESMINAGILDGDKLIVHQQQAANNGDIIVAMTEEGEATVKRFYKEQDHVRLQPENDQMHALLLSDVTILGKVIGLLRTTM, from the coding sequence TTGTCAAAACTCTCCACTCGTCAACAGGCTATTCTTGACTTTATTAAGAGCGAAGTTCGAGAGAAAGGGTATCCACCTTCTGTTCGTGAAATCGGTGAAGCTGTGGGGCTTGCTTCCAGCTCAACTGTTCATGGACATCTCGCACGGTTAGAAGAGAAGGGGTATATACGCCGCGATCCCACGAAGCCTAGAGCCATCGAAGTTTTAGACCCTTATCGTTCTGCAGATGAATCCATGGTGGAGCAGGATTCGTCGGTGCTTATACCATTGGTTGGGAAAGTTACGGCAGGCGAACCGATTACAGCAGTAGAAAATGTGGATGAATACTTACCTCTACCACTACAATTAGTAGGCAATAAAGACTCTGTATTTTTACTTACCGTTCAGGGTGAAAGTATGATCAATGCTGGCATTTTAGATGGGGACAAGCTGATTGTCCATCAGCAACAAGCGGCTAATAACGGAGATATTATTGTCGCCATGACTGAAGAGGGAGAAGCGACAGTAAAGCGCTTCTACAAAGAGCAAGATCATGTTCGCTTACAGCCAGAAAATGATCAGATGCATGCGTTATTATTGTCTGACGTTACTATCCTTGGGAAAGTAATTGGATTATTGCGGACAACGATGTAA
- a CDS encoding LysM peptidoglycan-binding domain-containing protein, producing MSIPRWANVTAVLIVGCFLLFFIVRTDVTAADPYTHTVEWQVETGDTLWKIARAHTGNREDVRRTIATIIDINQLDNNVIHPGQTLKVPVIEDTD from the coding sequence ATGTCGATCCCCCGTTGGGCAAACGTTACTGCTGTCCTAATTGTTGGATGTTTCCTCCTTTTCTTCATCGTTCGAACTGATGTGACTGCTGCAGACCCATACACCCATACAGTGGAGTGGCAAGTAGAAACAGGTGATACCCTCTGGAAAATCGCACGAGCGCATACGGGTAATCGTGAAGATGTTAGGCGTACTATCGCTACCATCATAGATATAAATCAGTTGGATAATAACGTTATTCATCCAGGACAGACACTAAAAGTTCCTGTTATAGAAGATACGGACTAG
- a CDS encoding MarR family winged helix-turn-helix transcriptional regulator, protein MRGGGVRVESQVPVRLQQQLCFTVYATAREMQKLYRPLLDELGITYPQYLALLILWDVKSCTVKQLGEWMYLDSGTLTPMLKRMEEADLVKRERTSADERVVMVRLTPKGADLEKKAACIPETLQQSLQTENQDYADLLCSLQDLLQLLHQQNRRNK, encoded by the coding sequence TTGAGAGGAGGGGGAGTTCGAGTAGAGTCACAAGTTCCAGTACGATTACAGCAACAACTTTGCTTTACCGTGTATGCTACTGCACGCGAAATGCAAAAATTGTATCGTCCCTTATTGGATGAACTAGGAATTACTTACCCTCAGTATTTAGCTCTCCTTATTTTATGGGATGTAAAGTCATGTACTGTCAAACAACTGGGTGAATGGATGTATCTTGATTCTGGTACACTTACACCGATGTTAAAAAGAATGGAAGAAGCAGATTTGGTTAAGCGCGAGCGTACATCTGCGGATGAGCGGGTAGTCATGGTGCGTCTCACTCCGAAAGGGGCAGATTTGGAAAAAAAAGCAGCTTGTATTCCAGAAACGCTTCAACAATCGCTCCAGACAGAGAACCAAGATTATGCGGATCTTCTTTGTTCGCTCCAAGATCTACTACAATTGTTGCATCAACAAAACAGAAGAAATAAATAG